The proteins below come from a single Streptomyces sp. B3I8 genomic window:
- a CDS encoding DEAD/DEAH box helicase, with amino-acid sequence MNRTRQTNHFSRTTRNGGASSGKNGGRFGGSFSGRSGGAARSGGHGRRAAAPGGEFALPETLTPALPAVEQFADLDMPAELLAELGHHGVTVPFPIQGATLPNSLAGRDVLGRGRTGSGKTLAFGLALLARTAGRRAEPRQPLGLVLVPTRELAQQVTEALTPYARAVKLRLATVVGGVSIGGQLRALRGGAEVVVATPGRLKDLIDRGGCVLDQVSVTVLDEADQMADMGFMPQVTALLDQVDPQGQRMLFSATLDRNVDALVRRYLHDPVVHSVDPSAGAVTTMEHHVLHVRGADKHAATTQIAARDGRVIMFLDTKHAVDRLTAHLLDNGVRAAALHGGKSQPQRTRTLAQFRTGHVGVLVATNVAARGIHVDSLDLVVNVDPPADHKDYLHRGGRTARAGESGSVVTLVTPDQRRAMTRLMAAAGIVPLTTEVHTGGEALHRITGAQAPSGIPVVIAAPVVERPRRSPAARGRRRPVPAARRAREQQRPATGAAAS; translated from the coding sequence ATGAACCGTACGCGCCAGACCAACCACTTCTCCCGCACCACCCGGAACGGCGGCGCTTCCTCCGGGAAGAACGGCGGCCGGTTCGGTGGCTCGTTCTCCGGCCGCTCGGGCGGTGCGGCCCGTTCCGGTGGTCACGGCCGCCGCGCCGCCGCGCCCGGTGGCGAGTTCGCCCTTCCCGAGACGCTCACCCCGGCGCTGCCCGCCGTGGAACAGTTCGCCGATCTCGACATGCCGGCGGAGCTGCTGGCCGAGCTCGGCCACCACGGCGTGACCGTGCCGTTCCCGATCCAGGGCGCGACGCTGCCGAACTCCCTCGCCGGCCGTGACGTCCTCGGCCGGGGGCGCACCGGTTCCGGCAAGACCCTCGCGTTCGGGCTGGCCCTGCTGGCCCGTACGGCCGGGCGGCGCGCCGAACCCCGGCAGCCGCTCGGACTGGTCCTCGTACCGACCCGTGAGCTGGCGCAGCAGGTCACCGAGGCGCTCACGCCGTACGCCCGTGCCGTGAAGCTGCGCCTGGCCACGGTGGTGGGCGGGGTGTCGATCGGCGGGCAACTGCGCGCGCTGCGCGGCGGTGCCGAGGTCGTCGTCGCGACCCCGGGGCGTCTGAAGGACCTCATCGACCGCGGCGGCTGCGTCCTGGACCAGGTGTCCGTCACCGTCCTCGACGAGGCGGACCAGATGGCCGACATGGGCTTCATGCCGCAGGTGACCGCGCTGCTCGACCAGGTCGACCCGCAGGGGCAGCGCATGCTGTTCTCCGCCACGCTCGACCGCAACGTCGACGCCCTGGTGCGCCGGTACCTGCACGATCCGGTCGTGCACTCCGTCGACCCCTCGGCCGGCGCGGTCACGACGATGGAGCACCACGTCCTGCACGTCCGCGGCGCCGACAAGCACGCGGCGACCACGCAGATCGCCGCGCGCGACGGCCGCGTGATCATGTTCCTGGACACCAAGCACGCCGTCGACCGTCTCACCGCGCATCTCCTCGACAACGGGGTCCGGGCCGCCGCCCTGCACGGGGGGAAGTCGCAGCCGCAGCGCACCCGGACGCTGGCGCAGTTCAGGACCGGGCACGTCGGCGTCCTGGTGGCGACCAACGTCGCGGCGCGCGGCATCCACGTCGACAGCCTCGACCTCGTCGTCAACGTCGATCCGCCGGCCGACCACAAGGACTACCTCCACCGCGGCGGCCGGACCGCCCGCGCCGGGGAGTCGGGCAGCGTCGTGACGCTGGTCACGCCGGACCAGCGCCGCGCCATGACCCGCCTCATGGCGGCGGCCGGCATCGTCCCGCTGACGACGGAGGTCCACACGGGCGGAGAGGCCCTGCACCGCATCACCGGCGCCCAGGCCCCGTCCGGCATCCCCGTCGTCATCGCGGCGCCGGTCGTCGAGCGTCCCCGGCGCAGCCCCGCCGCGCGCGGCCGGCGCCGTCCGGTGCCCGCGGCCCGGCGCGCCCGCGAGCAGCAGCGGCCCGCCACAGGGGCCGCGGCCTCCTAG
- a CDS encoding CBS domain-containing protein has product MTLTETHPRRAGADTMAAPGPQVWDDMTVEVALSVMAAARTPHLVICDADGRRTGLVTLARLTAVRNGSGYTDRVRLRDIADGHGTVAEAGHAVRHRRVGALSR; this is encoded by the coding sequence TTGACGTTGACCGAGACACACCCCCGCCGCGCCGGCGCCGACACCATGGCGGCACCCGGACCCCAGGTCTGGGACGACATGACGGTCGAGGTGGCGCTGTCCGTGATGGCCGCCGCCCGTACGCCTCACCTCGTGATCTGCGACGCGGACGGCCGGCGGACCGGACTGGTCACCCTGGCCCGGCTCACCGCCGTGCGGAACGGTTCCGGCTACACGGACCGGGTCCGTCTGCGTGACATCGCCGACGGCCACGGCACGGTGGCCGAGGCCGGGCATGCGGTGCGGCACCGCCGGGTCGGCGCCCTGTCCCGCTGA
- a CDS encoding MerR family transcriptional regulator translates to MTADNPLDRIDDDDYPAYTMGRAAEMLGTTPAFLRALGEARLITPLRSEGGHRRYSRYQLRIAARAREMVDQGTSIEAACRIIILEDQLEEARRINDELRRGDAGSSRKADA, encoded by the coding sequence ATGACCGCAGACAATCCGCTCGACAGAATCGACGACGACGACTACCCCGCCTACACCATGGGCCGGGCGGCCGAGATGCTCGGCACCACGCCCGCCTTCCTGCGCGCACTCGGCGAAGCCCGCCTGATCACGCCGCTGCGCTCCGAGGGCGGCCACCGCCGTTACTCCCGCTATCAACTGCGCATCGCGGCCCGCGCCCGGGAGATGGTGGACCAGGGCACCTCCATCGAGGCGGCCTGCCGCATCATCATCCTGGAGGACCAGCTCGAAGAGGCCCGGCGCATCAACGACGAGCTGCGCCGCGGCGACGCCGGCTCCAGCCGCAAGGCGGACGCCTGA
- a CDS encoding BTAD domain-containing putative transcriptional regulator, producing MRGDERVRVRVVLLGEFEVRCGDTVVDVSGARLRGLLTRLALAGGRSVEADVLVDALWGRELPADPANALQSLVSRLRRLLEGGGGRGGIVLRSESGYRLGVAPDDVDVLRFERLAARGRDRLRAGDPGAAAEALGEAVALYGEPSVIAAVAPAVATRLERVAREAGADLAEAELALGRADDAVALLTALLAAHPMDERPAALQMDALAAQGRQADALAVYERVRESLAEHLGADPGTALRERHLRLLRTRIPRDASDAAHPSKAPDASRSGPAVDPEPGPATSGGRVGGGDLPAALTSFVGREDDLARVDALFRAGRLVTVVGPGGAGKTRLAVEAGRRHAYRDGTWLVDLAAVTEPAKVGAAVLTAIGLRGAALFEAPGGRLRAGTDDLDELDVLVDRLGGRESLLLVDNCEHLVDAVARLLAALLPRCPGLRVLATSREPLAIDGEALVPLGPLPLPDAEDGLDDVRRSASVRLFAERAAAVRPGFAVDESTRDDVVRLVRGLDGMPLALELAAARLRTLSPAELAAGLSDRFRLLATGSRAAPPRHRTLRAVIAWSWDLLDEAERTVAERVCVLPGGVTAESAAALCAGTPVVADDIPELLAALTDKSLLHRASGTGRHRMLETLREYGTERLAGRGTLGAVRDLAARYLAGLVAREEPLLRGRGQLDALRVLRGEYDNALAALRHLCDSGDSAAAVALAMDLSWYWHILGRHADAAYWQERALSLPVTGQRATDAGGPDAGGPDRAVAEAVLLLNRINARSPLGAEALAGHETALRDLADRLLAQPSLPGFAGVLAAITLHFLREHEASLALVRRLADGPDVWLSGLAHMFRASFAENGGDLDQVRVDVAAALDAFGRVGDRWGLAATLPMRALLRQYDGDLDGALADLSEARAQAADFGSLSLADEVFLDVRWIDLLARRGETGRARVLLDALHERVTRTASAELAVVVAALEAGLWLRLGDTERAAARLDAAEGKAGVGVPAGGRHGRALAGSVRARLCLRRGDAEGAGAALGRAYAAAVSSRDLPVLATVAVTGAEWAVARGAYREAAVRLGAAARLRGVEDRSDPQVLAVTARARAALGEDAFAMAYGEGRGLDGAEAMRRADPAGSG from the coding sequence GTGCGCGGGGATGAGCGGGTACGGGTGCGGGTGGTGCTCCTCGGCGAGTTCGAGGTCCGGTGCGGTGACACCGTCGTGGACGTCTCCGGCGCCCGGCTCCGCGGGCTGCTCACCCGGCTGGCGCTGGCCGGGGGACGGTCGGTCGAGGCGGATGTGCTGGTCGACGCGCTGTGGGGGCGGGAACTGCCGGCCGACCCGGCCAACGCCCTCCAGTCGCTGGTGTCCCGGCTGCGCCGGCTGCTGGAAGGGGGCGGGGGCCGGGGCGGGATCGTCCTGCGGTCCGAGAGCGGTTACCGCCTCGGCGTCGCACCGGACGACGTCGACGTCCTGCGGTTCGAGCGGCTGGCCGCGCGCGGCCGCGACCGCCTCCGGGCCGGCGACCCCGGTGCGGCGGCGGAGGCGCTGGGCGAGGCGGTCGCGCTGTACGGCGAACCGTCGGTGATCGCCGCGGTCGCCCCCGCGGTCGCGACGCGGCTGGAACGTGTCGCGCGGGAGGCGGGCGCGGACCTGGCCGAGGCCGAGCTGGCTCTCGGCCGTGCCGACGACGCCGTCGCCCTGCTGACCGCACTGCTCGCCGCACACCCCATGGACGAGCGGCCCGCCGCCCTCCAGATGGACGCCCTCGCCGCGCAGGGGCGCCAGGCCGACGCCCTCGCCGTGTACGAACGCGTCCGCGAGAGTCTCGCCGAGCACCTCGGCGCCGACCCCGGCACCGCCCTGCGCGAACGCCACCTGCGGCTGCTGCGCACACGGATACCGCGGGACGCGTCGGACGCGGCACACCCGTCAAAAGCCCCGGACGCCTCGCGCTCAGGTCCCGCCGTCGACCCGGAACCCGGCCCCGCGACCAGCGGTGGCCGCGTCGGCGGCGGGGATCTGCCCGCCGCGCTGACCAGCTTCGTCGGGCGCGAGGACGATCTCGCCCGGGTGGACGCCCTGTTCCGGGCCGGGCGTCTGGTGACCGTCGTCGGGCCGGGCGGGGCCGGGAAGACGCGGCTCGCCGTGGAGGCGGGGCGCCGGCACGCGTACCGGGACGGCACCTGGCTGGTCGACCTGGCCGCGGTCACCGAACCCGCCAAGGTCGGCGCGGCCGTGCTCACCGCGATCGGCCTGCGCGGCGCCGCGCTCTTCGAGGCGCCCGGGGGCCGGCTCCGCGCGGGCACCGACGACCTCGACGAACTCGACGTCCTCGTCGACCGGCTCGGCGGCCGGGAGAGCCTGCTGCTGGTCGACAACTGCGAGCACCTCGTCGACGCCGTCGCCCGTCTGCTCGCCGCGCTGCTGCCGCGCTGCCCCGGGCTGCGGGTACTGGCCACCAGCCGCGAACCGCTGGCCATCGACGGCGAGGCCCTGGTCCCGCTCGGCCCGCTCCCGCTGCCGGACGCCGAGGACGGGCTCGACGACGTCCGGCGCAGCGCGTCGGTGCGGCTGTTCGCCGAGCGGGCCGCGGCCGTACGCCCCGGGTTCGCCGTCGACGAGAGCACGCGCGACGACGTCGTACGGCTGGTGCGCGGACTGGACGGCATGCCGCTCGCGCTGGAGCTGGCCGCGGCCCGGCTGCGCACCCTGTCGCCGGCCGAGCTGGCCGCCGGGCTGTCCGACCGGTTCCGGCTGCTGGCCACGGGCAGCCGGGCCGCGCCACCGCGCCACCGCACGCTGCGCGCGGTCATCGCCTGGAGCTGGGACCTGCTCGACGAGGCCGAGCGCACCGTCGCCGAACGCGTCTGTGTCCTGCCCGGTGGCGTGACGGCGGAGTCGGCCGCCGCGCTCTGCGCCGGCACGCCGGTGGTCGCGGACGACATTCCCGAGCTGCTCGCCGCCCTGACGGACAAGTCGCTGCTGCACCGGGCGTCCGGCACCGGCCGCCACCGGATGCTGGAGACGCTGCGCGAGTACGGGACCGAGCGGCTCGCCGGGCGGGGCACGCTCGGTGCCGTCCGGGATCTCGCCGCGCGGTACCTCGCCGGTCTGGTCGCGCGCGAGGAGCCGTTGCTGCGCGGTCGCGGCCAGCTCGACGCGCTGCGCGTGCTGCGCGGCGAGTACGACAACGCGCTCGCCGCGCTGCGTCATCTGTGCGACAGCGGCGACTCCGCGGCGGCCGTCGCGCTCGCGATGGATCTCTCCTGGTACTGGCACATCCTCGGCCGGCACGCCGACGCGGCGTACTGGCAGGAACGGGCGCTGTCCCTGCCCGTCACCGGGCAAAGGGCGACGGACGCGGGTGGGCCGGACGCGGGAGGGCCGGACCGGGCCGTCGCCGAGGCCGTCCTCCTGCTCAACCGGATCAACGCCCGTTCGCCGCTCGGTGCGGAGGCGCTCGCCGGGCACGAGACCGCCCTGCGCGACCTCGCCGACCGGCTGCTCGCCCAGCCGTCGCTGCCGGGGTTCGCCGGTGTGCTCGCCGCGATCACGCTGCACTTCCTGCGGGAGCACGAGGCCTCCCTCGCGCTGGTGCGACGGCTCGCCGACGGGCCCGACGTGTGGCTGTCCGGTCTCGCGCACATGTTCCGGGCCTCGTTCGCCGAGAACGGGGGCGATCTCGACCAGGTCCGCGTCGACGTGGCCGCCGCGCTCGACGCCTTCGGGCGGGTCGGCGACCGCTGGGGGCTGGCCGCCACGCTGCCGATGCGCGCGCTGCTGCGGCAGTACGACGGCGATCTCGACGGCGCGCTGGCGGATCTGTCCGAAGCACGGGCCCAGGCGGCCGATTTCGGCTCGCTGAGCCTGGCCGACGAGGTGTTCCTCGACGTCCGCTGGATCGACCTGCTGGCACGCCGCGGCGAGACCGGCCGGGCGCGGGTGCTGCTCGACGCGCTCCACGAGCGGGTGACACGGACGGCGTCGGCGGAACTGGCCGTCGTCGTGGCCGCGTTGGAGGCCGGGCTGTGGCTGCGGCTGGGCGACACCGAGCGGGCGGCGGCGCGGCTCGACGCGGCGGAGGGGAAGGCGGGTGTCGGGGTGCCGGCCGGTGGCCGGCACGGCCGGGCCCTCGCGGGATCGGTCCGGGCCCGGCTGTGTCTGCGGCGGGGCGACGCCGAGGGGGCGGGGGCAGCGCTGGGGCGGGCGTACGCGGCGGCCGTGTCCAGCCGTGACCTGCCGGTGCTGGCGACGGTCGCCGTGACGGGGGCGGAGTGGGCGGTGGCGCGCGGGGCGTACCGGGAGGCGGCGGTGCGGCTGGGGGCGGCGGCACGGCTGCGGGGAGTGGAGGACCGGAGCGACCCGCAGGTCCTGGCGGTCACCGCGCGGGCGCGCGCCGCGCTGGGCGAGGACGCGTTCGCCATGGCGTACGGGGAGGGGCGGGGGCTGGACGGTGCGGAGGCGATGCGCCGGGCCGATCCGGCGGGGTCGGGGTGA
- a CDS encoding SGNH/GDSL hydrolase family protein has translation MTEHQEHSEYQAHSEHDARQHRESAPGTWVAAWGTAQQVARPAEPGGGPQLPEQNPDLPSDGDPADDTPAEETGVGETGAEEEPAAAPTKIGAGTVRMVARVTVGGTAVRVALSNSFGHAPVRVAAARIALHDGGAAIRSVSTRTLTFGGREEVFLPTGAQLHSDPVPFEVAAGTDLVVSLHVPDQDVTPTAHELGLRPAWLAPGDQCDARDLRDATGFRSYLWLTGIDVLAPTGAAAVVVLGDSLADGAGTTPGADLPWPSVLARRLAARPDLPPRAVVNAGIAGNRVLREADGFGASALARFDRDVLARPGVRWVVVAEGDNDICFGFMPGMPESERVTAQDVIAGHRMLIGRAHLHGLRAIGCTLTPFGGTFVFSQESERIRQDVNRWIRGSGEFDAVADTDAAVRDPSDPTRLRPAFDSGDHIHPNDAGSGALAEAFDLDMFRSHAAE, from the coding sequence GTGACAGAGCACCAAGAGCACAGTGAGTACCAAGCGCACAGTGAGCACGACGCGCGTCAACACCGCGAGTCGGCGCCGGGTACCTGGGTCGCCGCCTGGGGTACGGCACAGCAAGTGGCGCGCCCCGCCGAGCCCGGGGGCGGGCCGCAACTGCCGGAGCAGAACCCGGACTTACCGTCGGACGGCGACCCGGCGGACGACACCCCGGCCGAGGAGACCGGTGTCGGGGAAACCGGCGCCGAGGAGGAGCCGGCGGCCGCGCCCACGAAGATCGGCGCGGGCACAGTCCGCATGGTCGCCCGCGTCACCGTCGGCGGAACGGCCGTACGGGTCGCACTGTCGAACTCCTTCGGCCACGCGCCGGTGCGCGTCGCCGCCGCGCGGATCGCGCTGCACGACGGCGGCGCGGCGATCCGGTCCGTCAGCACCCGGACGCTGACCTTCGGCGGGCGCGAGGAGGTCTTCCTGCCGACCGGCGCCCAACTGCACAGCGACCCCGTCCCGTTCGAGGTGGCCGCCGGGACCGACCTGGTCGTCTCGCTCCACGTCCCCGACCAGGACGTCACCCCGACGGCACACGAACTCGGGCTTCGCCCGGCGTGGCTCGCGCCGGGCGACCAGTGCGACGCGCGGGACCTGCGGGACGCCACCGGGTTCCGGTCCTACCTCTGGCTCACCGGCATCGACGTGCTCGCCCCGACCGGCGCCGCGGCCGTCGTCGTCCTCGGCGACTCCCTCGCCGACGGCGCCGGCACCACGCCCGGCGCGGACCTGCCGTGGCCCTCGGTACTGGCCCGCAGGCTCGCGGCCCGGCCGGACCTGCCGCCGCGCGCGGTGGTCAACGCGGGCATCGCCGGCAACCGCGTCCTGCGCGAGGCCGACGGGTTCGGCGCGAGCGCGCTGGCCCGCTTCGACCGTGACGTGCTGGCCCGCCCCGGGGTGCGCTGGGTGGTGGTGGCGGAGGGGGACAACGACATCTGCTTCGGCTTCATGCCGGGCATGCCGGAGAGCGAGCGGGTGACCGCGCAGGACGTCATCGCCGGCCACCGCATGCTGATCGGCCGCGCGCACCTGCACGGCCTGCGCGCCATCGGCTGCACCCTGACGCCGTTCGGCGGCACGTTCGTCTTCTCGCAGGAGAGCGAGCGGATACGCCAGGACGTCAACCGGTGGATCCGCGGCAGTGGCGAGTTCGACGCCGTGGCGGACACCGACGCGGCCGTCCGCGACCCGTCGGACCCCACCCGGCTGCGCCCCGCGTTCGACTCCGGCGACCACATCCACCCCAACGACGCGGGCAGCGGCGCGCTGGCGGAGGCGTTCGACCTCGACATGTTCCGCTCCCACGCGGCGGAGTAG
- a CDS encoding FAD-dependent monooxygenase: MNTSAAHGPHDAGDVQETDDDVVIVGAGPVGLFLAIELHTAGVRPVVLERLAEPDVGIKAAAIGAVAVEALERRGLGPALDKAEVPLPAAKAARARPGRVRKPGGHFAALFVIDQDLQREPDRHSRMVPQDALERILTARAAELGIEIRRGVTVRELAQDDAGVTVGTSAGPLRASYVVGCDGGRSTVRKLAGFAFPGTDPTLTGYQAAVEFDAPEKLTPGWQRTPRGLITAIPGRVFTAEFDGPPADRDAPLTQDEVEAAIQRVSGTDVRIVSMEKATRWTDHARQASTYRDGRVLLAGDAAHVHSPFGGQGLNLGLVDAANLGWKLAAAVAGREDLLDSYTAERHPVGARVLENTRAQIALVRPDPLTDALRTIVSDLIRLPEGNRHIGEMLSGVGIRYDLADADPLVGTLVADRLLTLADGTVEYLYTLMEEGGGLLVSPSPRPLPPGVHLAHVKEGPALLVRPDGCVAWTDASETSLDEALACRL, translated from the coding sequence ATGAACACTTCCGCAGCGCACGGCCCGCATGACGCAGGGGACGTCCAGGAGACGGACGACGACGTCGTCATCGTCGGCGCCGGTCCGGTCGGGCTCTTCCTCGCGATCGAGTTGCACACCGCCGGTGTGCGGCCGGTCGTGCTGGAGCGGCTCGCCGAGCCCGACGTCGGCATCAAGGCGGCCGCGATCGGCGCCGTGGCGGTCGAGGCGCTCGAGCGGCGTGGCCTCGGACCGGCGCTCGACAAGGCCGAGGTGCCACTGCCGGCGGCGAAGGCGGCCCGCGCCCGTCCGGGTCGGGTGCGCAAGCCGGGCGGTCACTTCGCCGCGCTGTTCGTGATCGACCAGGACCTCCAGCGCGAACCGGACCGCCACAGCCGCATGGTGCCGCAGGACGCGCTCGAACGGATCCTGACGGCCCGCGCGGCCGAACTCGGCATCGAGATCCGCCGCGGCGTCACGGTGCGGGAGCTCGCCCAGGACGACGCCGGCGTCACCGTGGGGACCAGTGCGGGCCCGCTGCGCGCCTCGTACGTCGTCGGCTGCGACGGCGGCCGCAGCACCGTCCGCAAGCTGGCCGGCTTCGCCTTCCCCGGCACGGACCCGACGCTCACCGGCTACCAGGCCGCCGTCGAGTTCGACGCGCCCGAGAAGCTCACCCCGGGCTGGCAGCGCACCCCGCGCGGCCTGATCACCGCCATCCCCGGACGCGTCTTCACGGCGGAGTTCGACGGCCCGCCGGCCGACCGGGACGCGCCCCTCACCCAGGACGAGGTCGAGGCGGCGATCCAGCGGGTCAGCGGCACGGACGTCCGGATCGTGTCGATGGAGAAGGCCACCCGCTGGACCGACCACGCCCGCCAGGCGTCCACCTACCGCGACGGCCGCGTCCTCCTCGCCGGCGACGCCGCGCACGTCCACTCGCCCTTCGGCGGCCAGGGCCTCAACCTCGGGCTGGTCGACGCCGCCAACCTCGGATGGAAGCTCGCCGCCGCCGTGGCGGGCCGCGAGGACCTCCTCGACTCCTACACCGCCGAGCGCCACCCCGTCGGCGCCCGCGTCCTGGAGAACACCCGCGCGCAGATCGCGCTCGTACGCCCCGACCCGCTCACCGACGCGCTCCGCACCATCGTCAGCGACCTGATCCGACTCCCCGAGGGCAACCGCCACATCGGCGAGATGCTGTCCGGCGTCGGCATCCGGTACGACCTCGCAGACGCCGACCCGCTCGTCGGCACCCTCGTCGCGGACCGCCTCCTCACGCTGGCCGACGGCACCGTCGAGTACCTCTACACGCTGATGGAGGAGGGCGGCGGCCTGCTCGTCTCGCCCTCCCCGCGGCCGCTCCCGCCCGGCGTCCACCTCGCGCACGTCAAGGAGGGTCCGGCACTGCTCGTCCGCCCCGACGGCTGCGTCGCGTGGACGGACGCGTCGGAGACCTCGCTCGACGAGGCGCTCGCGTGTCGGCTCTGA
- a CDS encoding rhodanese-like domain-containing protein translates to MSLRHYFRRPPAITAAEAVRLVAEGALVVDVRRAFEWNRVHIPGAVHMPLEQLPLRFLELPEDRLLITFCTGGLRSAGAANLLVENGFDAVNMSHGLIDWRASGGPLTTDGPDGQAPPGGV, encoded by the coding sequence ATGAGCCTTCGCCATTACTTCCGCCGGCCGCCCGCGATCACCGCCGCCGAGGCGGTCCGGCTCGTCGCGGAGGGCGCGCTCGTCGTGGACGTCCGCCGCGCGTTCGAGTGGAACCGGGTGCACATCCCCGGTGCCGTCCACATGCCGCTCGAACAACTCCCCCTGCGATTCCTGGAGTTGCCGGAGGACCGGCTGCTCATCACCTTCTGCACCGGCGGCCTGCGCTCCGCCGGCGCGGCGAACCTCCTCGTGGAGAACGGTTTCGACGCGGTCAACATGAGCCACGGCCTCATCGACTGGCGCGCCTCCGGCGGCCCCCTCACGACGGACGGACCGGACGGGCAGGCCCCGCCGGGCGGGGTCTGA
- a CDS encoding MarR family winged helix-turn-helix transcriptional regulator, with translation MPTPPSPAPPAPPFSPTVALLTVGRVWEDACARALKPLGLTVRKYGLLGHVRGTPGISFSELARRSRITVQSAHSAVAGLVGAGLVDDGTAHAGAASTLRVTAAGEMLLARAAEAVARLDGEFAERHPELTEALRAYVVREVSGGRAARG, from the coding sequence ATGCCCACACCACCCTCTCCGGCACCGCCCGCGCCCCCCTTCAGCCCCACCGTCGCGCTGCTCACGGTGGGAAGGGTGTGGGAGGACGCGTGCGCGCGGGCGCTCAAGCCGCTCGGGCTGACCGTCCGGAAGTACGGGCTGCTGGGGCACGTCCGGGGGACTCCGGGCATCTCGTTCAGCGAGCTCGCCCGCCGGTCACGGATCACCGTGCAGAGCGCGCACTCCGCGGTGGCGGGGCTGGTCGGGGCCGGGCTGGTCGACGACGGGACCGCGCACGCCGGGGCGGCGTCCACCCTGCGGGTCACGGCCGCCGGGGAGATGCTGCTGGCCCGGGCCGCGGAGGCGGTGGCCCGCCTGGACGGGGAGTTCGCCGAGCGGCATCCGGAGCTGACGGAGGCGCTGCGTGCGTATGTGGTGCGGGAGGTGTCGGGGGGCCGGGCCGCTCGGGGATGA
- a CDS encoding zinc-ribbon domain-containing protein — translation MIIFGTRGYLYQLAILTLLCGRCGNPAAHTLRKRVTKFTLFFVPLFPVSVKYATQCTFCGAEQKIIKEQADQLLAQAASGQAAAQQPYGQPQPPQQQPYQS, via the coding sequence GTGATCATTTTTGGCACCAGGGGATACCTGTACCAGCTCGCGATACTGACGCTGCTGTGCGGGCGGTGCGGCAATCCCGCCGCGCACACGCTGCGCAAGCGCGTCACGAAGTTCACGCTGTTCTTCGTCCCGCTGTTCCCCGTCTCGGTGAAGTACGCGACACAGTGCACCTTCTGCGGTGCCGAGCAGAAGATCATCAAGGAGCAGGCCGATCAACTCCTGGCCCAGGCCGCGTCCGGCCAGGCCGCCGCGCAGCAGCCGTACGGTCAGCCGCAGCCGCCCCAGCAGCAGCCGTACCAGTCCTGA